The following proteins are encoded in a genomic region of Arachis ipaensis cultivar K30076 chromosome B02, Araip1.1, whole genome shotgun sequence:
- the LOC107625887 gene encoding uncharacterized protein LOC107625887 isoform X1 has protein sequence MKEDGCIQEILECGYLVVVSKLLIGRSNMSTYVEGEMKRSGSELNSQDVSDNSTDSFRRNAFPSMSQRPSNLRVFSVSELKCHEEFQPFHQVFVMHHPPSLPSSSNGVKNTLSEPMKYTARTRENSPRSSGTSPLRTLRIQSLGKLNPIDLKRLSFHMSPPQRATQNKKINEEPDREMEVDHKDVKAEKDDTPEL, from the exons ATGAAGGAGGATGGTTGCATACAGGAGATATTGGAATGTGGTTACCTGGTGGTCGTCTCAAAATTATTGATAG GTCGGTCCAACATGTCTACTTATGTTGAGGGTGAGATGAAGAGATCTGGTTCCGAATTGAATTCTCAGGATGTCTCAGACAACAGCACAGATTCCTTCAGGAGGAATGCATTTCCAAGTATGTCACAGAGACCCAGCAACCTCAGAGTATTCTCTGTATCCGAGCTGAAATGCCACGAAGAATTTCAGCCG TTTCATCAAGTTTTTGTCATGCACCACCCTCCTTCACTTCCCTCCTCATCCAACG GTGTAAAAAATACATTGTCAGAACCCATGAAATACACTGCCAGAACCAGAGAGAACAGTCCAAGATCTTCTGGTACCTCACCGCTTAGGACTCTCAGAATTCAGTCTTTGGGAAAGCTGAATCCAATTGATTTGAAGCGCTTGTCTTTCCATATGTCACCACCTCAGAGGGCAACTCAAAACAAGAAGATTAATGAGGAACCAGACAGAGAAATGGAAGTGGATCACAAAGATGTAAAAGCTGAAAAGGATGACACACCAGAGTTATAG
- the LOC107625887 gene encoding uncharacterized protein LOC107625887 isoform X2, which produces MIGRSNMSTYVEGEMKRSGSELNSQDVSDNSTDSFRRNAFPSMSQRPSNLRVFSVSELKCHEEFQPFHQVFVMHHPPSLPSSSNGVKNTLSEPMKYTARTRENSPRSSGTSPLRTLRIQSLGKLNPIDLKRLSFHMSPPQRATQNKKINEEPDREMEVDHKDVKAEKDDTPEL; this is translated from the exons ATGATAG GTCGGTCCAACATGTCTACTTATGTTGAGGGTGAGATGAAGAGATCTGGTTCCGAATTGAATTCTCAGGATGTCTCAGACAACAGCACAGATTCCTTCAGGAGGAATGCATTTCCAAGTATGTCACAGAGACCCAGCAACCTCAGAGTATTCTCTGTATCCGAGCTGAAATGCCACGAAGAATTTCAGCCG TTTCATCAAGTTTTTGTCATGCACCACCCTCCTTCACTTCCCTCCTCATCCAACG GTGTAAAAAATACATTGTCAGAACCCATGAAATACACTGCCAGAACCAGAGAGAACAGTCCAAGATCTTCTGGTACCTCACCGCTTAGGACTCTCAGAATTCAGTCTTTGGGAAAGCTGAATCCAATTGATTTGAAGCGCTTGTCTTTCCATATGTCACCACCTCAGAGGGCAACTCAAAACAAGAAGATTAATGAGGAACCAGACAGAGAAATGGAAGTGGATCACAAAGATGTAAAAGCTGAAAAGGATGACACACCAGAGTTATAG